One stretch of Pseudomonas fragi DNA includes these proteins:
- a CDS encoding YbaN family protein — MTRQTRSSSKIARILFGLLAYVSLGIGLIAIVIPGLPTTEFILLAAWAATKSSPRLSAWLENHRLFGPILSNWRNGKIIKRNAKISATVSMLLCAGLMLYVLDHNWPVFLAIAGMSMGNLWIWSRPERLPSPS, encoded by the coding sequence ATGACCCGCCAAACCCGATCTTCGTCGAAAATCGCCCGAATCCTGTTCGGCTTGCTGGCTTATGTGAGCCTGGGCATTGGCCTGATCGCCATCGTGATTCCCGGCCTGCCCACTACCGAATTCATTCTGCTCGCCGCCTGGGCTGCGACCAAAAGCTCCCCGCGCCTGAGTGCCTGGTTGGAGAACCACCGCCTGTTCGGGCCGATCCTGAGCAACTGGCGCAACGGCAAGATCATCAAGCGCAACGCCAAGATCAGCGCCACCGTGAGCATGCTGCTGTGTGCCGGGTTGATGCTGTATGTGCTGGATCACAACTGGCCAGTGTTCCTGGCGATTGCCGGCATGAGCATGGGTAACCTGTGGATCTGGTCGCGGCCAGAGCGCTTGCCAAGCCCTTCGTAG
- the arcD gene encoding arginine-ornithine antiporter: MSQQTQKLRLNALIALVVGSMIGGGIFSLPQNIAEHAAGGAVLIGWAITAVGMLALAFVFQTLANRKPELDSGVYAYAKAGFGDYMGFSSAWGYWISAWMGNVGYFVLLFSTLGYFFPVFGQGNTPMAIGCASLLLWGVHFLVLRGIKEAAFINQLTTVAKIVPIVMFIVLTAVAFKADIFTRDFWGTQTPSLGSVMDQVRNMMLVTVFVFIGIEGASVYSGRAEKRSDVGKATVIGFLGVLALLVLVNVLSLGIMSQPELANLQNPSMAGVLKHVVGEWGAILISIGLAISLLGALLSWALLCAEILYATARDNTMPAFLKKENANHVPVNALWLTNSMIQIFLVITLVSAGTYTSLIYLASSMILVPYLWSAAYAVLLCVRGETYERAGRRRVKDLLVGAVALIYAMWLLYAAGPKYLLLSALLYAPGVFFFAKAKREQGQVLFKPWEKVIFAMVVITAVAAAYALYSGAISL; encoded by the coding sequence ATGTCGCAACAGACGCAAAAGCTTAGGCTCAACGCCCTGATCGCGTTGGTTGTGGGTTCGATGATTGGCGGCGGGATTTTTTCGTTGCCACAAAATATCGCCGAGCATGCTGCCGGCGGTGCCGTGTTGATAGGTTGGGCAATCACCGCAGTGGGCATGCTGGCGCTGGCCTTTGTGTTCCAGACCTTGGCCAATCGCAAGCCGGAACTCGACTCGGGGGTGTATGCCTACGCCAAGGCGGGCTTTGGTGACTACATGGGCTTCTCGTCTGCCTGGGGGTACTGGATCAGTGCCTGGATGGGCAACGTCGGCTACTTCGTACTGCTCTTCAGCACCCTGGGCTATTTTTTTCCGGTGTTTGGCCAGGGCAACACGCCAATGGCCATCGGTTGCGCATCGTTGCTGCTGTGGGGCGTGCATTTCCTGGTGCTGCGCGGGATCAAGGAAGCGGCGTTTATCAACCAGTTGACCACCGTGGCCAAAATCGTCCCTATCGTGATGTTTATCGTGCTCACGGCGGTGGCCTTCAAGGCGGATATTTTCACCCGGGATTTCTGGGGTACACAAACGCCGAGCCTGGGCAGCGTGATGGACCAGGTGCGCAACATGATGCTGGTCACGGTCTTCGTATTTATCGGCATTGAAGGGGCCAGCGTGTATTCAGGGCGTGCAGAAAAGCGCTCGGATGTGGGCAAGGCTACGGTTATCGGCTTTCTTGGCGTACTGGCCCTGCTGGTGCTGGTGAACGTGCTGTCCCTGGGGATCATGAGTCAGCCTGAGCTGGCCAATCTGCAGAACCCGTCGATGGCCGGGGTACTCAAGCATGTGGTGGGGGAGTGGGGCGCGATCCTGATCAGTATCGGCCTGGCGATCTCGCTGTTGGGGGCGCTGCTGTCGTGGGCACTGCTGTGTGCCGAGATCCTCTATGCCACGGCGCGGGACAACACCATGCCGGCGTTCCTGAAAAAGGAAAACGCTAACCATGTGCCGGTCAATGCCCTGTGGCTGACCAACTCGATGATCCAGATTTTTCTGGTGATCACCCTGGTGTCTGCGGGCACCTACACCAGCCTGATCTACCTGGCGTCATCGATGATCCTGGTGCCGTACCTGTGGTCGGCCGCCTATGCGGTGTTGCTGTGCGTGAGGGGCGAGACCTACGAGCGGGCTGGCAGGCGGCGGGTCAAGGACCTGCTGGTGGGCGCTGTGGCACTGATCTATGCGATGTGGCTGCTGTATGCGGCGGGGCCCAAGTACTTGCTGCTCTCGGCGTTGCTGTATGCCCCGGGGGTTTTCTTCTTTGCCAAGGCCAAGCGCGAGCAGGGTCAAGTGCTGTTCAAGCCGTGGGAGAAGGTGATTTTCGCGATGGTGGTGATCACGGCAGTGGCGGCGGCGTATGCGCTGTATAGCGGGGCAATATCCTTGTGA
- a CDS encoding biliverdin-producing heme oxygenase produces the protein MTTADSASRPALRSQRLNQITNEPHQKLDALVKAHKPFDDVASFARFVVAQYLFQSELKALYTDPALKQIVPDLPERCRAEQAKADLADLNTEVPAPVAGAVNAPSKAEALGWIFVSEGSKLGAAFLIKRAVGLGLSDTFGARHLGEPAGGRAEGWKSFIRTLDGLELTAEEEADLDKGAVAAFERFTVLLEHAYAAQPELA, from the coding sequence ATGACCACTGCTGATTCCGCATCACGCCCGGCCTTGCGTTCCCAACGTCTGAACCAGATCACCAACGAGCCGCATCAAAAGCTCGACGCACTGGTCAAGGCACACAAGCCATTTGATGACGTGGCCAGCTTCGCCCGCTTTGTCGTGGCCCAGTACCTGTTCCAGTCGGAACTCAAGGCGCTGTACACCGACCCGGCCCTGAAACAAATCGTCCCTGACCTGCCAGAGCGCTGCCGCGCCGAGCAAGCCAAGGCCGACCTGGCTGACCTCAACACCGAAGTGCCTGCCCCGGTTGCCGGTGCAGTCAACGCGCCAAGCAAGGCCGAAGCCCTGGGCTGGATCTTCGTATCCGAGGGTTCCAAGCTGGGCGCTGCGTTCCTGATCAAGCGTGCCGTGGGCCTGGGCCTGAGCGACACCTTCGGTGCCCGTCACCTGGGCGAGCCTGCCGGTGGCCGTGCCGAAGGCTGGAAAAGCTTTATCCGCACCCTCGACGGCCTGGAACTGACTGCCGAAGAAGAAGCCGACCTCGACAAAGGTGCAGTAGCGGCCTTTGAGCGTTTTACCGTATTACTGGAACACGCCTACGCTGCTCAGCCAGAACTGGCTTAA
- the arcD gene encoding arginine-ornithine antiporter has product MSDTPGKLRLGALVALVVGSMIGGGIFSLPQNMAASADVGAILIGWAITAVGMLTLAFVFQTLANRKPDLDGGVYAYAKAGFGDYMGFSSAWGYWISAWLGNVGYFVLLFSTLGYFFPIFGEGNTPAAIIGASILLWAVHFLVLRGIKEAAFINLVTTVAKVVPLVLFILIALFAFKLDIFTSDIWGVKNPDLGSVMDQVRNMMLVTVWVFIGIEGASIFSSRAEKRSDVGRATVIGFITVLLLLVLVNVLSLGIMTQPELAKLQNPSMAAVLEHVVGHWGAVLISVGLIISLLGALLSWVLLCAEIMFSAAKDHTMPAFLKKENANHVPVNALWLTNAMVQLFLIITLFSASTYLSLIYLATSMILVPYLWSAAYGFLLAVRAETYENALAERKKDLIIGGIALIYAIWLIYAGGLKYLLLSALLYAPGAILFAKAKRESGQPVFTNIEKVIFAAVVIGALVAAYGLYDGFLTL; this is encoded by the coding sequence ATGTCTGATACTCCTGGAAAACTGCGACTGGGTGCGTTGGTTGCTCTGGTAGTCGGCTCAATGATTGGCGGCGGTATTTTTTCGCTGCCACAAAACATGGCCGCCAGCGCTGATGTCGGTGCAATCCTGATCGGTTGGGCAATTACCGCAGTCGGTATGTTGACCCTCGCTTTTGTGTTCCAGACCCTCGCCAATCGCAAACCTGACCTGGACGGCGGCGTGTATGCCTACGCCAAGGCCGGGTTCGGCGATTACATGGGTTTCTCGTCTGCCTGGGGGTATTGGATCAGTGCCTGGCTGGGTAACGTCGGCTACTTCGTACTGCTCTTCAGCACCCTGGGTTACTTCTTCCCGATCTTCGGCGAAGGCAACACCCCGGCGGCCATCATCGGCGCCTCGATCCTGCTCTGGGCCGTGCATTTCCTGGTACTGCGCGGGATCAAGGAAGCAGCGTTCATCAACCTGGTAACCACCGTTGCCAAGGTCGTGCCGCTGGTGCTGTTTATCCTGATTGCCCTCTTCGCGTTCAAACTGGACATCTTCACCAGTGACATCTGGGGCGTGAAAAACCCGGATCTGGGCAGCGTGATGGACCAGGTGCGCAACATGATGCTGGTCACCGTATGGGTGTTCATCGGTATCGAAGGCGCAAGCATCTTCTCTTCCCGTGCCGAAAAACGTTCGGACGTGGGTCGGGCCACCGTGATCGGCTTTATCACCGTGCTGCTGTTGCTGGTACTGGTGAACGTGCTGTCGCTGGGCATCATGACTCAGCCTGAACTGGCAAAACTGCAAAACCCTTCGATGGCGGCCGTGCTTGAGCATGTGGTCGGTCACTGGGGTGCGGTACTGATCAGCGTCGGCTTGATCATCTCGCTGCTGGGTGCCCTGCTGTCCTGGGTACTGCTGTGCGCAGAGATCATGTTCTCGGCGGCCAAGGACCACACCATGCCGGCCTTCCTGAAAAAGGAAAACGCCAACCATGTACCGGTCAACGCCCTGTGGCTGACCAACGCGATGGTGCAACTGTTCCTGATCATCACCCTGTTCTCGGCCAGTACTTATCTGTCGCTGATCTACCTGGCGACCTCGATGATCCTGGTGCCTTACCTCTGGTCTGCAGCCTACGGCTTCCTGCTGGCGGTACGCGCCGAGACTTACGAGAACGCCCTGGCAGAGCGCAAGAAAGACCTGATCATCGGCGGTATCGCGCTGATCTACGCCATCTGGCTGATCTATGCCGGCGGCCTCAAGTACCTGCTGCTCTCGGCCCTGCTGTACGCACCTGGCGCGATTCTGTTCGCCAAGGCCAAGCGTGAAAGTGGCCAACCTGTATTCACCAACATCGAGAAAGTGATTTTTGCCGCAGTCGTGATCGGCGCCCTGGTGGCTGCCTATGGTCTCTACGACGGCTTCCTGACCCTGTAA
- a CDS encoding TonB-dependent receptor, with amino-acid sequence MPTRFNSRTSSNARKGGLQQCTLSLLTAAMLLAGVQAAPVLAATDEQPATRSVGNYKFAISQQPLASALNDFSAVTGWQVGLPAELAQNVSSPGVRGSLTPEKALDRLLIGTNLGYRKLASNNIVLEKRSSSTGTLALQQVTISATRQEQDVNSVPSTITVHDRQDMDRDNVNTIKDLVRYEPGVSVGGAGQRGGISNYNIRGIDGDRILTQVDGVEIPNSFFNGPYAKTQRNYVDPEIIKRVEILRGPASVLYGSNAIGGAVSYFTLDPNDIIKPGQDVGARLKAGYSSADRSWLKSGTVAGRSGDFDGLLHLSQRDGHETESYGDHGGTGLSRTAANPEDTKTTNVLAKLGWNYNDDDRLGFTYEKYKDRLDINEKSAVGGPFNNGQPLGMYLSRNGKDTISRERFGLENSMALDTAVADHFKWSLNYQIAKTDQNTLEDYFPFSRHVMRSRNTTYEEKTWVLDAQADKAFHIADTDHLLTYGATIKHQKVTGSRSGSGTCLAVGSGCTAVGADSPKDYLVKSSDFPDPTINTYSLFAQDQISWNNWTFMPGLRYDYTKLTPHITQEFLNTVNSDQKGTVSDDDKTWHRLSPKLGITYAFNDNYTWYGQYAEGFRTPTAKALYGRFDNLQAGYSVEPNPDLEPEKSKSYETGLRGNFDAGSFDVAVFYNKYRDFINEDAITPGYDDLKFQANNIKHATIKGAEVKGRLNLDAFGAPQGLYTRGSVAYAHGRNEDTGQPINSVNPLTAVMGLGYEQQNYGALVSWTLVKSKDQVDDTSYFAPDGTSKQFKSPGYGVVDLTGFYKVTKDVTVNAGLYNLTDKKYWNWDDVRGYDSVGEAGVLNPANMERLTAPGRNFSINLVWDI; translated from the coding sequence ATGCCCACTCGTTTCAACAGCCGGACCTCATCCAACGCCCGCAAGGGCGGTTTGCAGCAGTGCACGTTGTCGTTGTTGACCGCCGCCATGCTTCTGGCCGGTGTACAGGCGGCTCCAGTCCTGGCGGCGACCGATGAGCAGCCGGCGACGCGCTCCGTGGGCAATTACAAGTTTGCGATCTCCCAGCAGCCACTGGCCTCTGCCCTGAATGACTTCAGCGCTGTCACCGGCTGGCAGGTCGGCCTGCCGGCAGAGCTGGCGCAGAATGTGTCCTCGCCCGGTGTACGCGGCTCGCTTACCCCGGAAAAAGCCCTGGACCGCCTGTTGATCGGCACCAACCTGGGCTACCGCAAACTGGCCAGCAACAATATCGTGCTGGAAAAGCGCAGCAGCTCCACCGGCACCCTGGCCCTGCAACAAGTGACCATCAGCGCCACCCGCCAGGAGCAGGACGTTAACTCGGTGCCCAGCACCATTACCGTCCATGACCGCCAGGATATGGACCGCGATAACGTCAACACCATCAAGGACCTGGTGCGCTATGAGCCGGGTGTCTCGGTAGGCGGCGCCGGCCAGCGTGGCGGCATCAGCAACTACAACATCCGCGGCATCGACGGCGACCGGATCCTGACCCAGGTGGACGGCGTCGAGATCCCCAACTCGTTCTTCAACGGCCCGTACGCCAAGACCCAGCGCAACTACGTCGACCCGGAAATCATCAAGCGCGTCGAAATCCTGCGTGGCCCGGCGTCCGTGCTGTACGGCAGCAATGCCATCGGCGGCGCCGTCAGCTACTTCACCCTCGACCCCAATGACATCATCAAGCCGGGCCAGGACGTCGGCGCCCGCCTCAAGGCCGGCTACAGCTCGGCCGATCGCAGCTGGCTGAAATCCGGTACCGTGGCCGGCCGCTCCGGCGACTTCGACGGCCTGCTGCACCTGAGCCAGCGCGACGGCCATGAAACCGAGTCCTACGGCGATCACGGCGGCACCGGCCTGTCCCGCACCGCGGCCAACCCGGAAGACACGAAAACCACCAACGTACTGGCCAAGCTGGGCTGGAACTACAACGATGACGACCGTCTGGGCTTCACTTACGAGAAGTACAAGGACCGCCTCGACATCAATGAAAAAAGCGCGGTCGGTGGCCCGTTCAACAATGGCCAGCCGCTGGGCATGTACCTGTCGCGCAACGGCAAGGACACCATCAGCCGCGAGCGTTTCGGCCTGGAAAACAGCATGGCGCTGGACACCGCCGTGGCTGACCACTTCAAGTGGAGCCTGAACTACCAGATCGCCAAGACTGACCAGAACACCCTGGAAGACTACTTCCCCTTCAGCCGTCATGTGATGCGTTCGCGCAACACTACCTACGAAGAAAAAACGTGGGTCCTGGATGCCCAGGCAGACAAGGCTTTCCATATTGCTGACACCGATCACCTGCTGACCTACGGTGCCACTATCAAGCACCAGAAAGTCACCGGTTCGCGCAGCGGCTCGGGCACCTGCCTGGCCGTCGGCAGTGGTTGCACCGCCGTAGGCGCCGACAGCCCGAAAGACTATCTGGTCAAGTCCAGCGACTTCCCGGACCCGACCATCAACACCTACAGCCTGTTCGCCCAGGACCAGATCAGCTGGAACAACTGGACCTTTATGCCGGGCCTGCGCTACGACTACACCAAGCTGACGCCGCATATCACCCAGGAATTCCTCAACACCGTCAACAGCGACCAGAAAGGCACCGTCAGCGATGACGACAAAACCTGGCATCGCCTGTCGCCAAAACTGGGCATCACTTACGCGTTCAACGACAACTACACCTGGTACGGCCAGTACGCCGAGGGTTTCCGCACCCCGACCGCCAAGGCGCTGTATGGCCGCTTTGACAACCTGCAGGCGGGCTACTCGGTAGAGCCGAACCCGGACCTGGAACCGGAAAAAAGCAAAAGCTACGAGACCGGCCTGCGCGGCAACTTTGACGCTGGCTCCTTCGACGTGGCGGTGTTCTATAACAAATACCGCGACTTCATCAATGAAGATGCCATCACCCCCGGTTACGACGATCTCAAGTTCCAGGCCAACAACATCAAGCACGCCACCATCAAGGGTGCCGAGGTCAAGGGCCGCTTGAACCTGGACGCTTTCGGCGCGCCACAGGGCCTCTACACCCGTGGTTCGGTGGCTTATGCCCACGGCCGCAACGAAGACACCGGCCAGCCGATCAACAGCGTCAACCCGCTGACCGCCGTCATGGGCCTGGGCTACGAGCAGCAGAACTACGGCGCACTGGTGAGCTGGACCCTGGTCAAGAGCAAGGATCAGGTTGACGACACCAGCTACTTCGCCCCCGATGGCACCAGCAAGCAGTTCAAGTCGCCGGGCTATGGCGTCGTCGACCTGACCGGCTTCTATAAAGTCACCAAGGACGTCACCGTCAACGCCGGCCTGTACAACCTGACCGACAAGAAATACTGGAACTGGGATGACGTGCGCGGCTACGACAGCGTGGGTGAAGCCGGCGTGCTGAACCCGGCCAATATGGAGCGCTTGACGGCTCCGGGCCGCAACTTCTCGATCAACCTGGTATGGGATATCTGA